The Vibrio gazogenes DNA segment ATTATATCTATGAACGTCATTTTTATATTTTCTTACTGCGCCTATAAATTTATTCAACTGGGTGTCTATCAGTTGAGCCCGGCAATGCAGATTCCTTTGGCTATTATTTACTTTATTATGTTTGTTGGTTTTTTACTCTCTTTCTTTGCAGTAATCATCAATGGATACGAGACAATGTTTAAAGTGAAAAATATAGGTGGAGAGTAAGATTATGGATTATCCTGCAATATTTTTATTGGTTAGTCTGGTCGTTACATTAATTATCGGTCTGCCGATTACTTGGTCTTTAGGGTTTTCATGTATTGTCTCCATACTTCTGGATGATAAATTACAATTTCTCGTGATTGCACAGCGAATTTTTACCGGGGCAGATAATTTTTCAATGCTGGCTATCCCTGCATTTATTTTAGCCGGAAATATCATGTCAGAAGGTGGGTTATCAAAGCGGTTAGTCGCCTTTGCTGACTCATGTGTCGGGTGGATTTCTGGTGGTATATCCTTGGTTTCTTTGCTTGCTTGTACATTCTTCGCGGCCATTTCTGGTTCGTCGGTTGCGACGACTGCGGCAATTGGCGGTTTGATGTATCCAGAGATGACAAAACGCGGGTATCCAGAAAATTATGCGGCAGCACTACAGGCCGTGGGCGGGACATTAGGGATTATTATTCCGCCAAGTATTGTCTTTGTCATCTATGGCAATATCACCGGAACATCTGTTTCTGAATTACTGATGGCGGGCGTGATTCCCGGTATTATTTGTGGTTTCGCCTTATGTTTATACGCTTACTTTAAGGCGAGAAAAGAAAATTATCCGAAGGAAGATAATTTTAGCTTCAAAAAGTTTTTGCTGTCTTTCCGCTCCGCATCGTGGGCGCTGGTCATGCCACTCGTTATTCTTGGTGGGATCTATGCCGGTGTTTTCACGCCAACAGAATCCGCCGTTGTTGCCGTGGCGTATGGGTTGATCGTCTGCCTCGTTATTTACAAGGAAGTGACATTAAAATCCTCTTGGGAAATTATTCATAGCACCGCTGTCAGTACCGCTAACTTAATGATGCTGGTCATTACCGCCCAGATGTTTGGTTGGTTGATCACCTACTATGAAATACCGGTTATCGTCACAGAAGCATTTTTATACATTGCTGATAACAAATATATTTTCTTGTTCTTGGTGAATATTCTTCTTTTGCTATTTGGTATGTTTATGGAGGTTGGGGCAACCAATCTCATCTTGGCGCCTATTCTTGCGCCGATTGCTATCTCTTTCGGTGTGGATCCGGTGCATTTTGGGCTGATTTTTGTGTTCCTGTTGGCTTTGGGGCAGGCGACACCGCCATTCGGAACGACCATGTTTGTTGCATGTGGGATCAGTAAGCAACCCGTCAGTACGGTGAGCAAAGCGATTTTGCCATTTATCGCGGTCGAGTGGTTGTGTGGTTTACTATTTACTTACATGCCAGCGCTATCGACATGGCTACCATCAATGTTACGAGGTTAAGCTACGAGGTTAAGCGGACAGGCTCATGTCATATTATTGCAGGGTAGTATTAGATGACAGGATAGTATTGGCTGACAACGAAAGTGGTTTACTCACTATTAGTGTTCGATGATAATGTCCTACAAGTTACTGGACCGATTTAATTTTGATATGAGCCTCAAAGCAATTAAAAAACATAATGTCGTAGATGTTGTTTACGATCAGATTAAGGCAAACATTTGTAACAATATTTGGCCGCCGGGTACAAAAATACCATCAGAGCCAAAGCTTGCTGATCTGTTTGAAGTGAGTCGAGTCAGTATTCGTAGTGCTGTTCAAAAGCTGCGGGATTATGGCATTGTTGTGACTTATCAAGGGAAGGGGACATTCGTTTCCGAAGAATTTGATCAAGAAATGTTTAATCAAGACTTCGTTAAACCAGTCATGCACTTAAGTGAAAGTGACTTTTTCGATATGCTGACATTCAGAAAAACAGTTGAATTTAAGTGCATTCAACTTGCTGTCAAATATGCGACAGAAAGTGATTTGGAAGCCATGGAAAAAGCATTAAGTCAGATGTGGCTTTTCACGCACGAATATAAGAAATATTCATTAGCGGATTACGACTTTCATTTGGCAATCGTGAAAGCATCACATAACAGTATGTTTATATTGGCGATGACCTTGATGAAGGATATGTATTTATACTATCTGGAAGAGATTAATCGTGTGTTTGGTATTTCTAGAAAAAGTATTGATGCTCATCGAGAAGTTTATTTGGCAATTGCTGAACGGAATGCCGAAAAAGCAATTCAGATACTCGATGAAGCGATGGGTGATAACGTGGATGCTTTAGAGAAGTTCGGGGAGTAATCCACATAAAATGTCCTTGAGGACATTTTTTATCGATATAAATGTAGGACAACTGACAAGTTGGAGGCCAGTTCATGAATACATTGAAGATTACAAATGTAAAAACGATTCTTACCGCGCCAGGTGGGATTGACCTAGCTGTCGTTAAAATTGAGACCAATGAACCAGAAATTTATGGATTGGGATGCGCCACATTCACGCAAAGGATTGTCGCTGTGAAAACGGCCATCGATGATTACCTGAAACCGTTTCTGATTGGCAAAGATCCGGCGCGTATTGAAGATATCTGGCAGTCTGCAATGGTCAGTGGCTACTGGCGCAATGGCCCGATTGCCAATAATGCATTGTCGGGTGTTGATATGGCATTGTGGGATCTGAAAGGTAAGGTCGCCGGAATGCCGGTGTATGACTTAATGGGCGGGCGATGCCGTGATGGCGTTCCACTTTATCGTCATACCGATGGTGAAGATGAGGTGGCGGTTGAAGACAGTATTCGTGCCGCGATGGAAGAAGGTTATCAATATGTGCGTTGTCAGATGGGGATGTATGGTGGCGCAGGTACTGAAGATCTGAAGCTGATTGCCAACAAATTGGATCGCGCAAAAAACATTCAGCCGAAACGGTCTCCGCGAAATAGAACCCATGGCATTTATTTTGATCCGGAGGCTTACGCGAAAGCGGTGCCGAAACTGTTCGATCACTTACGCAATAAGCTCGGGTTTGGCATTGAATTTATTCATGATGTGCATGAGCGGATCACGCCGATTAATGCATTACAACTGGCAAAGAATGTCGAAGAGTATCAACTCTTTTATCTCGAAGACCCGGTTGCTCCGGAAAATGTGGACTGGTTGAAAACCTTCCGTCAACAAACGTCAACACCAATTGCGATGGGCGAACTGTTTACCTCACCGAATGATTATAAACAGTTGATTATTAATAAAGAAATTGACTTTATTCGCTGCCATATCAGTATGATCGGTGGGTTAACCCCAGCGAAGAAACTGGCGGTAATGAGTGAACTGTGTGGTGTACGCACTGCTTGGCACGGACCGGGTGATATTTCTCCGGTAGGCGTTGCAGCCAATATGCATCTTAGCCTGAATAGTCCGAATATGGGCATTCAAGAATACACCCCAATGAATGACGCACTTCGCGAAGTCTTCCCCGGATGTCCTGAGATCGATCAAGGCTATGCGTACGTCAATGATAAACCCGGTTTGGGGATCGACATCAATGAAGATTTAGCCAAGAAATACCCAATTGAAGGCGGTATACCGTCATGGACGAACGCCAGAACGCCAGATGGCACCGCGTCTCGTCCTTAGTCCTCTTAAACTCGCTGAACTTATCAAGGTTATCCTGTTAAGTTCAGCGTTTGACACCGGAAGCGGCACCTCCCGCTTTACGTACCAGACATTGGTATGATGAAGTCTATGACTGCTTGGCCGAAAGAATCACCCACAACTTGTTGATGGTATGAGCCTTGAAGATTATGTTTGTAGTGGTTCATTAGAATTGGCTACGGGGATAGAGGTTTTCCATACAATTTTTCATCCGAGCTGATTTCTTGTTGTTTCAGTTTGTAACACGAAATTGCCCCATTATTATTTTGAGGTTAGTAGCATTCAACCGTTCCTCCTTGACCTTTTCCATACCCGAGATTATGCGAGAGCTTTCAGTGAATCCACTGATATTTTAAAAATACCACTTGTGTTGAGAACAATGTGTTCACAATATATACCAGACAAGTTAATCGGTAAGAGTGTTTCAATAAACAGTTATACGTAAAGGGAATTAATGAAATCTCAAGAATTATCAAGGATGGGATCTGCTCTCGTATCACTAGAAGAATACGAGGGAGTGCAGTGCATTAAAAAGCAAAATGTCTCTCCCGTAGAAATGGGATTTTATCAATTTGCAGCGGAGCAACTTGTAGGCGTAAATACACCCAAGTTATTCAAAATAGATGGTAGTAATTTGTTCATTGAATACATCCCCAACAAAATTACC contains these protein-coding regions:
- a CDS encoding TRAP transporter large permease, with translation MDYPAIFLLVSLVVTLIIGLPITWSLGFSCIVSILLDDKLQFLVIAQRIFTGADNFSMLAIPAFILAGNIMSEGGLSKRLVAFADSCVGWISGGISLVSLLACTFFAAISGSSVATTAAIGGLMYPEMTKRGYPENYAAALQAVGGTLGIIIPPSIVFVIYGNITGTSVSELLMAGVIPGIICGFALCLYAYFKARKENYPKEDNFSFKKFLLSFRSASWALVMPLVILGGIYAGVFTPTESAVVAVAYGLIVCLVIYKEVTLKSSWEIIHSTAVSTANLMMLVITAQMFGWLITYYEIPVIVTEAFLYIADNKYIFLFLVNILLLLFGMFMEVGATNLILAPILAPIAISFGVDPVHFGLIFVFLLALGQATPPFGTTMFVACGISKQPVSTVSKAILPFIAVEWLCGLLFTYMPALSTWLPSMLRG
- a CDS encoding enolase C-terminal domain-like protein, which produces MNTLKITNVKTILTAPGGIDLAVVKIETNEPEIYGLGCATFTQRIVAVKTAIDDYLKPFLIGKDPARIEDIWQSAMVSGYWRNGPIANNALSGVDMALWDLKGKVAGMPVYDLMGGRCRDGVPLYRHTDGEDEVAVEDSIRAAMEEGYQYVRCQMGMYGGAGTEDLKLIANKLDRAKNIQPKRSPRNRTHGIYFDPEAYAKAVPKLFDHLRNKLGFGIEFIHDVHERITPINALQLAKNVEEYQLFYLEDPVAPENVDWLKTFRQQTSTPIAMGELFTSPNDYKQLIINKEIDFIRCHISMIGGLTPAKKLAVMSELCGVRTAWHGPGDISPVGVAANMHLSLNSPNMGIQEYTPMNDALREVFPGCPEIDQGYAYVNDKPGLGIDINEDLAKKYPIEGGIPSWTNARTPDGTASRP
- a CDS encoding FadR/GntR family transcriptional regulator, translating into MSYKLLDRFNFDMSLKAIKKHNVVDVVYDQIKANICNNIWPPGTKIPSEPKLADLFEVSRVSIRSAVQKLRDYGIVVTYQGKGTFVSEEFDQEMFNQDFVKPVMHLSESDFFDMLTFRKTVEFKCIQLAVKYATESDLEAMEKALSQMWLFTHEYKKYSLADYDFHLAIVKASHNSMFILAMTLMKDMYLYYLEEINRVFGISRKSIDAHREVYLAIAERNAEKAIQILDEAMGDNVDALEKFGE